Proteins encoded together in one Canis aureus isolate CA01 chromosome 21, VMU_Caureus_v.1.0, whole genome shotgun sequence window:
- the LOC144293185 gene encoding olfactory receptor 5A1, translating into MSTVKAWNSSSVTMFILLGFADHPELQTLLFVTFLSIYLVTLAWNLALIFLIRSDPHLHTPMYFFLSNLSFIDICYSSTVAPKMLTDFFQEQKTISFLGCAAQFFFFVSMGLTECFLLTAMAYDRYAAISNPLLYTAIMSQGLCTRMVLGAYVGGFLSSLIQAISIFQLHFCGPNIINHFFCDLPPVLALSCSDTFPSQVVNFLIVITVGGTSFLILLISYSYIGAAVLKIRSVEGRRKAFNTCASHLMVVTLLFGTALFMYLRPSSSYSLARDKVVSVFYSLVIPMLNPLIYSLRNRDIKDALWKALEKKKVFFLDHD; encoded by the coding sequence ATGTCCACAGTTAAGGCCTGGAACAGCTCTTCAGTGACCATGTTCATCCTCCTGGGATTTGCAGACCATCCAGAACTGCAGACTCTTCTCTTTGTGACCTTCCTGAGTATCTATCTTGTGACACTGGCCTGGAACCTGGCCCTCATCTTTCTGATCAGAAGTGACCCCCATCTGCACacacccatgtacttcttcctcagcaACTTGTCCTTCATTGACATCTGTTATTCTTCCACAGTGGCCCCCAAGATGCTCACTGATTTCTTCCAGGAGCAAAAGACCATCTCGTTCTTGGGCTGTGCtgcccagttttttttctttgtcagcaTGGGTCTCACTGAGTGCTTCCTTCTGACTGCCATGGCATATGATCGATATGCAGCCATCTCCAACCCCTTGCTCTACACTGCCATCATGTCCCAGGGCCTCTGTACACGCATGGTGCTGGGGGCATATGTCGGTGGCTTCCTGAGCTCCTTGATCCAGGCCATCTCTATATTTCAGCTCCACTTCTGTGGACCCAATATCATCAACCATTTCTTCTGTGACCTTCCACCAGTCCTGGCACTTTCTTGCTCTGACACCTTCCCTAGTCAAGTGGTGAATTTTCTCATAGTGATCACTGTTGGGGGAACATCATTCCTCATCCTCCTCATCTCCTACAGTTACATAGGAGCTGCTGTCTTGAAGATCCGCTCAGTGGAAGGCCGAAGGAAAGCCTTCAACACGTGTGCCTCGCATCTGATGGTGGTGACTCTTCTGTTTGGGACAGCTCTTTTCATGTACCTGCGGCCCAGCTCCAGCTACTCACTTGCCAGGGACAAGGTGGTGTCTGTCTTCTATTCGCTGGTGATCCCCATGCTGAACCCTCTCATTTACAGTCTAAGGAACAGAGATATCAAAGACGCCCTGTGGAAGGCATTGGAGAAGAAGAAAGTGTTTTTCCTAGATCAtgattga